In Tenebrio molitor chromosome 6, icTenMoli1.1, whole genome shotgun sequence, one genomic interval encodes:
- the LOC138133680 gene encoding sortilin-related receptor-like — translation MNVVIVLLFLCHYFIDNGTAEHEKYIRTVHGYEDPPAGRGKTFVVERDFENEVSERPHVRKRSVVVSGNDTTIIQKMNYLNDTHKQLMVHWVGEGSNVIICLARDPNSSPSLVHVGPSAVYISYDYGDSYNNKTDLFKLSNGSYAILEKFYNHPKYNTHFVFADVTHNLLFVTTNHGRDIKRIELDFTPSDVSFDEMQPSVFAVLDKTQSIHKIWMTENFGTSFKQVQSYVKSYHWVKVDDMRHTLTVQRLEPNGFSAIVYSNDLFWNRSVLIYAARVEDFYIKGDYIFTTRRDGNNMDMLVSFRLGRQIRCIFDSPLPRKSFFVVDVTSNRALVAVSHSDTVSHLYVSENLDTEENEVKFTLSLEDVLCYFPGSTWHDTWIHHVSEEAFADVYKVEGLSGVYIASRVLTKPVGNNLGPQHLGSVITFDHGRSWRLIKAPEKDIEGQPNACPVHNCSLHLSQKFSQLYPDTRSISILSSKSAPGIIIATGVYGTSLKGHYGVYISNDAGLTWKQTLRDLYFFNMGDHGGILTAVKYFKLRGETRHVLYSTDEGENWKQAAFHDQDIRLYGLMTEPGENTTVFTMFGSLPQEHQWIIVKLDMIKTFEYNCSKDDYKTWSPSQNDDSRNYIPCVLGQQVTYQRRMPHANCYNGENFDSPISMMPCGCDIYDYECDFGFVRSEKPGNCVRNTTVLADPYKIPASCKPGKFYKRTKGYRKIQGDVCVDGFENHYIPEDIPCPFSEVQEFLLFAQRERISRFNLVTQTLEELPVKKLKNVIAIDFDMKNNCVYWADIALDTIGRQCLNSSEPEILVSSDLASIEGMALDWISNTLYFVDGMRSKIELIRTDIQHSGRMRRTVLGSDVLKKPRGIALHPKAGYMFWTDWSLENPSVNRADLDGTNIKRLFKKPQVEWPNGITIDYIAERIYWVDARQDYIASSDLHGDYLKMIVSHDDVVSHPFAVAVFKNNMYWDDWKRNSIFSADKDTFKGVEVLKKQLPGLMDLKVYAHGIQVGSNACSGNKCSYICISKPKKNQSVCLCPDGMEYNNGKCLCPGPVQPLANFTCPPYQQTCSSDHFTCRNGLCVPRGWKCDGEDDCGDSSDETQCGTQTCPPNYFICDTTKCLPQYWRCDYDNDCVDGADEMNCPRQNCTEGQFTCRNGRCIAAKWKCDGENDCRDGSDEMNCEPAEPHTCKDDEFACTIGGVKCIPRTWHCDGDNDCRDSSDEANCKNYKCLDMQFSCGPPSNKCIYKTWVCDGDQDCPDGRDEANCTTTAPEGGDVSDQFISKNGTCQDWMFRCLNQKCIPYWWKCDEADDCGDNSDEIGCPSNTTPAPKSITIVPPFATTCGPNQYMCETGGCILSSWVCDGMADCKGGEDEVHCENAVNCTRDQFKCRIDGSCVPLSSVCNQHMDCPDGTDEVSCDHNLPSGPATPSCSKGYFPCDGGSCYPLATLCDGRVDCKDGYDEQNCTKNSRVYQVLQMGVDERGINESSLLLYWWIPTPPKDSLEFMPSISKAGQDAWENQTWTNNTDYRFTNLQPATKYNMTIYVRIQNAKRVFLPAKYFVAYTGESVPSEPWNITAVQKNGSHVLLSWNKPVNPNGQIVNYQICWYPPLPPIKLKLSGNETAHLLAAFFEPDVVYSFYVIAHNRKYESKRSEVATLKFDGDPKLPEIEFLKVNKVSENSVSLSWKYNKTVEGFNVNIIPEKEYPRMEVRTTKTNSITIDNLAPGAHYTFLVDAFKKTFVGPESRLQVITPGKTLPEVSSIQGKAVKEHGTSVKLSWDPPKDSRKVAWTYGVYYGIEEEELYEKPRLETKNLTATVNNLKACEIYTFKIGVVGPYGYGPLSRKQMDISTSMNKKAHPKNFTAKRDESNPLMMSVRWYPSCPPIGKPISYVIRVYERVKDHTWIVKKNSGNFSHEFNITYGAIYDVSVATDDPEAIYTSNQTVYGPPILPPYEVKVFLEKNGSYIVYWQERDVPKPVGPYKYVVLVSEGNALNESTALRFPAAKPPFIYTNNSSSTYTFAVQIVADSGYKSSVSERLSMAATVAEAATSAVSGTSLWVIIVLTVLAIVVLAALGVFVVKHRRLENSFTRFANSHYDTRSGAATFDDNGLEEEESPQITGFSDDEPLVIA, via the exons ATGAATGTTGTGATTGTTTTGCTGTTCCTGTGCCATTATTTTATAGATAATGGCACGGCGGAACACGAGAAGTACATAAGAACGGTGCACGGATACGAAGACCCTCCCGCAGGTCGAGGTAAAACGTTCGTGGTAGAGCGCGATTTCGAAAATGAAGTGTCAGAACGGCCTCACGTCCGAAAAAGATCCGTTGTTGTCTCCGGCAACGACACGACCATCATACAGAAG ATGAACTATCTGAACGACACCCACAAGCAGCTGATGGTGCATTGGGTCGGCGAGGGAAGCAACGTGATAATCTGCCTAGCACGCGACCCCAACTCCAGCCCGAGTCTGGTACATGTGGGACCTTCTGCGGTTTACATCTCTTACGACTATGGAGACAGTTACAACAACAAAACAGATCTCTTCAAGTTGTCCAACGGTTCCTACGCGATTCTCGAGAAGTTCTACAATCATCCGAAATACAACACTCAT TTTGTTTTTGCCGACGTGACCCACAACTTGTTGTTCGTAACGACGAACCACGGTCGGGACATCAAGAGAATCGAGCTGGATTTTACGCCGTCCGACGTGTCCTTCGACGAGATGCAACCGTCAGTGTTCGCAGTCCTGGACAAAACCCAATCGATCCACAAAATCTGGATGACTGAGAATTTCGGAACCTCGTTCAAACAAGTCCAAAGCTACGTCAAATCGTACCATTGGGTCAAAGTGGACGACATGCGCCACACTCTGACCGTGCAGAGGCTCGAACCGAACGGTTTCAGCGCCATCGTCTACTCCAACGACCTGTTCTGGAACCGATCGGTTCTGATTTACGCGGCTCGCGTCGAAGATTTCTACATCAAAGGAGATTACATTTTCACGACGCGACGAGACGGGAATAATATGGACATGTTGGTTTCGTTCAGGCTCGGTAGACAGATCAGGTGCATCTTCGACAGTCCCCTCCCGCGCAAAAGCTTCTTCGTCGTCGACGTCACCAGCAACAGAGCTCTGGTGGCCGTCAGCCATTCGGACACGGTTTCGCACCTGTACGTGTCGGAAAACCTCGACACGGAAGAGAACGAAGTCAAGTTCACGCTGTCCCTCGAAGATGTTCTTTGCTATTTCCCCGGATCGACCTGGCACGACACCTGGATCCA TCACGTTTCAGAGGAAGCCTTCGCCGACGTCTACAAAGTGGAAGGTCTCTCCGGTGTGTACATCGCGTCCAGAGTGTTGACCAAGCCCGTCGGCAACAACCTAGGCCCCCAACATCTCGGCTCGGTCATCACTTTCGATCACGGCCGCTCGTGGCGCCTCATCAAGGCGCCGGAAAAGGACATCGAAGGACAACCGAACGCGTGTCCCGTCCACAATTGTTCCTTGCACTTGAGTCAAAAGTTCAGCCAGTTGTACCCCGACACCAGGTCCATAAGCATCTTGTCGAGCAAGTCGGCACCGGGGATCATCATTGCGACCGGTGTCTACGGCACGTCGCTCAAG GGTCATTACGGAGTGTACATCAGCAACGATGCCGGCCTCACCTGGAAGCAGACGCTCCGAGACTTGTACTTCTTCAACATGGGCGACCACGGCGGTATTTTGACGGCCgtgaaatatttcaaattgcGCGGGGAAACGCGCCACGTCCTCTACTCGACCGACGAGGGAGAGAATTGGAAACAAGCGGCCTTCCACGACCAGGACATCCGGCTGTACGGGTTGATGACTGAGCCTGGCGAGAACACGACCGTGTTCACCATGTTCGGGTCTTTGCCCCAGGAGCACCAATGGATCATCGTGAAGCTGGACATGATCAAGACGTTCGAATACAACTGCTCGAAG GACGACTACAAGACGTGGTCGCCGAGTCAGAACGACGACAGCCGGAACTACATCCCGTGCGTGCTGGGCCAACAGGTGACCTACCAGCGCAGAATGCCCCACGCCAATTGCTACAACGGCGAGAATTTCGACTCTCCGATCTCGATGATGCCGTGCGGTTGCGACATCTACGACTACGAATG CGACTTCGGGTTTGTTCGGTCGGAGAAACCGGGAAATTGCGTGAGGAACACTACAGTGTTGGCAGATCCTTACAAAATCCCGGCCTCGTGCAAGCCAGGCAAGTTTTACAAGCGCACCAAAGGCTACAGGAAAATACAGGGAGACGTGTGCGTCGACGGTTTCGAAAATCATTACATACCCGAGGATATTCCGTGTCCCTTCAGTGAAGTCCAAGAGTTCTTGCTTTTCGCCCAGAGAGAGCGCATCAGTCGATTCAATCTCGTGACGCAGACGCTGGAAGAACTGCCGGTGAAGAAGTTGAAGAACGTGATAGCGATAGATTTCGATATGAAGAACAATTGCGTGTATTGGGCCGACATCGCTTTGGACACGATCGGGCGGCAGTGCTTGAACAGCAGCGAACCGGAGATTTTGGTATCCAGCGATTTGGCGTCGATCGAGGGCATGGCTCTCGACTGGATCTCCAACACTTTGTATTTCGTGGACGGGATGCGCTCGAAGATCGAGTTGATCCGCACCGACATCCAACACAGCGGAAGAATGAGACGGACGGTCTTGGGAAGCGACGTCCTGAAGAAACCGAGAGGGATCGCGTTGCATCCCAAGGCGGGTTACATGTTTTGGACCGACTGGTCCCTGGAGAATCCGTCTGTGAATCGCGCCGACCTCGACGGCACCAACATCAAGAGGTTGTTCAAGAAGCCGCAAGTAGAGTGGCCCAACGGCATCACGATCGATTACATAGCGGAGAGGATCTACTGGGTGGACGCCCGCCAGGACTACATCGCCAGCAGCGACCTCCACGGCGACTACTTGAAGATGATCGTGTCGCACGACGACGTCGTCTCGCATCCGTTCGCGGTCGCCGTCTTCAAGAACAACATGTACTGGGATGACTGGAAGAGAAACTCGATCTTTAGCGCCGACAAGGACACCTTCAAGGGGGTGGAAGTCTTGAAGAAGCAGCTGCCGGGGCTGATGGATCTGAAGGTGTACGCGCACGGCATCCAGGTCGGTAGCAACGCCTGCAGCGGCAACAAGTGTTCGTACATCTGCATCAGCAAGCCCAAGAAGAATCAGAGCGTCTGTCTCTGTCCAGACG gAATGGAGTACAATAACGGAAAGTGTCTGTGTCCTGGCCCGGTGCAGCCCTTGGCGAACTTCACGTGTCCCCCTTACCAGCAGACCTGCAGCTCCGACCACTTCACGTGTCGGAACGGCTTGTGCGTGCCGAGAGGATGGAAGTGCGACGGCGAAGACGACTGCGGCGACTCCTCCGACGAGACCCAGTGCGGCACCCAGACCTGCCCGCCGAACTACTTCATCTGCGACACCACCAAGTGTCTGCCGCAGTACTGGCGTTGCGACTACGACAACGACTGCGTGGACGGCGCCGACGAGATGAACTGTCCGAGGCAAAACTGCACCGAGGGTCAGTTCACCTGCAGGAACGGCAGGTGCATAGCGGCAAAGTGGAAGTGCGACGGCGAGAACGACTGCAGGGACGGTTCGGACGAGATGAACTGCGAACCGGCGGAGCCGCACACTTGCAAAG ATGACGAGTTCGCGTGCACGATCGGCGGCGTCAAGTGCATACCCAGGACGTGGCACTGCGACGGGGACAACGACTGCAGAGACAGCAGCGACGAAGCCAACTGCAAGAACTACAAGTGTCTGGACATGCAGTTTTCGTGCGGGCCCCCGAGCAACAAGTGCATCTACAAGACGTGGGTTTGCGACGGGGATCAAGACTGTCCGGACGGAAGAGACGAGGCGAATTGCACGACGACGGCGCCGGAAGGTGGAGACGTCTCCGATCAGTTCATTTCCAAG aacGGAACGTGTCAGGACTGGATGTTCAGATGTCTCAACCAGAAGTGCATTCCGTATTGGTGGAAATGCGACGAAGCCGACGACTGCGGCGACAACAGCGACGAAATCGGATGTCCCTCGAACACGACCCCCGCGCCCAAGTCGATAACTATTGTGCCGCCTTTTGCCACAACTTGCGGCCCCAACCAGTACATGTGCGAGACGGGCGGCTGCATCCTCTCGTCGTGGGTCTGCGACGGAATGGCCGACTGCAAAGGCGGCGAAGACGAGGTCCACTGCGAGAACGCCGTCAACTGCACCAGAGACCAGTTCAAGTGCAGGATAGACGGCAGCTGCGTGCCGCTGTCTTCCGTCTGCAACCAGCACATGGACTGTCCCGATGGTACCGACGAGGTGTCTTGCGACCACAACTTGCCCAGCGGTCCGGCGACTCCCAGCTGCTCCAAGGGGTATTTTCCGTGCGACGGGGGCAGCTGCTACCCGTTGGCGACGCTCTGCGACGGCCGCGTCGACTGCAAAGACGGCTACGACGAGCAGAACTGCACCAAGAACTCGAGGGTGTATCAGGTGTTGCAGATGGGGGTGGACGAACGCGGGATAAACGAGTCGAGCTTGCTGCTCTACTGGTGGATTCCCACACCCCCCAAGGACAGTCTGGAGTTTATGCCGTCGATCAGCAAAGCCGGACAAGACGCGTGGGAGAATCAGACCTGGACCAACAACACCGACTACAGGTTTACCAACTTGCAGCCGGCGACCAAGTACAACATGACGATCTACGTCCGGATACAGAACGCGAAGAGGGTGTTCCTGCCGGCCAAGTATTTCGTCGCGTACACCGGAGAGAGCGTGCCGAGCGAGCCTTGGAACATAACAGCCGTCCAGAAGAACGGGTCGCACGTGTTGCTCTCGTGGAACAAGCCGGTGAATCCTAACGGCCAAATCGTCAACTACCAGATCTGTTGGTACCCACCGCTGCCTCCGATCAAGCTGAAGTTGAGCGGCAACGAGACCGCCCACTTGCTGGCGGCGTTCTTCGAGCCGGACGTGGTGTATTCGTTTTACGTGATCGCCCACAACAGGAAGTACGAGAGCAAAAGGTCCGAAGTGGCGACTCTCAAGTTCGACGGCGATCCGAAATTGCCCGAAATCGAATTTCTGAAAGTGAACAAAGTGAGCGAGAACAGCGTCAGTTTGTCGTGGAAGTACAACAAGACGGTCGAGGGTTTCAACGTGAACATCATCCCGGAGAAGGAGTACCCCAGGATGGAGGTGCGCACCACCAAAACTAATTCCATCACAATCGACAACTTGGCACCCGGAGCTCACTACACGTTTTTGGTGGACGCGTTCAAGAAGACGTTCGTGGGGCCCGAGAGTCGCTTGCAAGTCATCACCCCCGGGAAAACTCTCCCCGAGGTGTCGTCCATTCAAGGGAAAGCCGTGAAGGAGCACGGCACCAGTGTCAAATTGAGTTGGGATCCGCCCAAGGATTCCAGGAAGGTCGCCTGGACCTACGGAGTGTACTACGGAATCGAAGAGGAAGAGCTCTACGAAA AGCCCAGATTGGAAACGAAGAATCTAACTGCGACTGTTAATAATTTGAAAGCTTGCGAGATTTACACGTTCAAGATCGGTGTGGTAGGTCCCTACGGTTACGGTCCGCTGTCGCGCAAACAAATGGACATCAGCACGTCCATGAATAAGAAAGCGCACCCGAAGAACTTCACCGCGAAGAGAGACGAGTCCAATCCGTTGATGATGTCGGTGCGGTGGTACCCGTCGTGCCCCCCGATCGGAAAACCGATCTCGTACGTG ATTCGCGTGTACGAGAGAGTCAAGGACCACACCTGGATCGTGAAGAAGAACAGCGGCAACTTCAGCCACGAGTTCAACATAACGTACGGCGCCATCTACGACGTGAGCGTGGCGACAGACGACCCGGAAGCAATCTACACGTCCAACCAGACTGTGTACGGCCCGCCGATCTTGCCCCCGTACGAGGTCAAGGTCTTCCTGGAGAAGAACGGCAGTTACATCGTGTACTGGCAAGAGCGCGACGTTCCGAAACCCGTCGGGCCGTACAAGTACGTGGTGCTGGTGTCGGAGGGCAACGCCCTGAACGAAAGCACGGCTCTGAGGTTCCCCGCCGCCAAGCCGCCCTTCATCTACACGAACAACTCGTCGAGCACGTACACTTTCGCGGTACAGATCGTGGCCGACAGCGGATACAAGTCGAGCGTGTCGGAGAGGTTGAGCATGGCGGCGACGGTGGCGGAGGCGGCGACGTCCGCCGTCTCCGGGACCAGTCTCTGGGTGATCATCGTCCTGACGGTGTTGGCGATTGTGGTGCTCGCGGCATTGGGCGTGTTCGTCGTCAAGCATCGCCGATTGGAGAACAGCTTCACGCGGTTCGCCAACTCGCACTACGACACCAGGTCGGGAGCGGCGACTTTCGACGACAACGGTTTGGAGGAGGAGGAGAGCCCGCAGATCACAGGGTTTTCGGACGACGAGCCGCTCGTCATAGCGTAG